A window from Aerococcus sp. Group 1 encodes these proteins:
- the proB gene encoding glutamate 5-kinase has product MHRDSLKDAKRIVIKVGTNSLMTSTNNIRYQRIDRLAYVISSLAQSGKEVILVSSGAMGVGCAQLNLPKRPKNIPDQQAVAAVGQVALMNTYARFFSYYHKSVAQILMTRDVIDFHDSLANLKNNFASLLKHQIIPIVNENDAIAVDEMDHKVRFGDNDNLSALVASIVEADLLILLTDVDGFYDANPNTDPQAKRFSTIHEVNADYLAMAGDKGSTFSTGGMHSKLKAAAKTLEEGRRLVIMSSEEPSQIFDLLAGADIGTAFIPKNES; this is encoded by the coding sequence TTGCATCGTGATTCTCTTAAAGACGCCAAGCGAATTGTTATCAAAGTGGGTACCAATTCCCTGATGACGTCGACCAACAATATCCGCTACCAACGCATTGACCGCCTAGCTTATGTGATCTCTTCCCTTGCCCAAAGTGGAAAAGAAGTCATCTTAGTCTCTTCGGGAGCCATGGGTGTGGGCTGTGCCCAACTGAATCTCCCCAAGCGCCCCAAAAATATTCCCGACCAACAAGCCGTTGCCGCTGTCGGTCAAGTGGCTCTAATGAATACCTACGCCCGCTTTTTCTCTTATTATCATAAATCAGTCGCCCAAATTCTCATGACTAGAGACGTGATTGATTTCCATGATTCTCTAGCCAATTTGAAAAATAATTTTGCCAGTTTACTCAAGCACCAAATTATCCCTATCGTTAATGAAAATGACGCCATTGCCGTCGATGAAATGGACCATAAAGTACGTTTTGGAGATAATGATAACCTCTCCGCCTTGGTGGCTTCCATAGTTGAAGCTGACCTGCTTATCTTATTAACCGACGTGGACGGCTTTTATGATGCTAACCCGAATACTGATCCCCAAGCCAAACGCTTCTCAACCATCCATGAAGTTAATGCAGACTATCTGGCTATGGCTGGTGATAAGGGATCGACCTTCTCTACCGGTGGGATGCATAGTAAGCTGAAGGCAGCTGCTAAAACCCTAGAAGAAGGTCGTCGTTTAGTCATTATGTCTTCTGAAGAGCCTAGCCAAATCTTTGACCTCTTAGCAGGGGCTGATATTGGCACTGCCTTTATTCCTAAAAACGAATCATAA
- the metK gene encoding methionine adenosyltransferase, giving the protein MSKEKRLFTSESVTEGHPDKVADQISDAILDAAIAQDPNSRVACETIVNTGLVFIFGEISTKAVLNYQKIVRDTVTKIGYRRGKFGFDAENLSVMVAIDQQSPDIAQGVDISLEARKEDDSLAAEEAIESLGAGDQGLMFGYACDETEEYMPLAITLAHLLTERLAYARHSGLLPYLRPDGKTQVTVELDEAGRPFRVDTIVLSTQHAEEITQKQIHQDVKKYIIKPVIPASLLDQNTKYYINPTGRFVIGGPKGDSGLTGRKIIVDTYGGAARHGGGAFSGKDATKVDRSASYMARYIAKNIVAAGLAKACEVQLAYAIGVSEPVSIAVDTFETGTVSEDRLLEAIREIFPLSPSGIINSLDLRRPIYQPTATYGHFGRPSDKGYFPWEKTDRVQALLKAVQ; this is encoded by the coding sequence ATGTCAAAAGAAAAAAGATTATTTACTAGTGAAAGTGTCACAGAAGGACATCCTGACAAGGTAGCCGACCAAATTAGTGATGCTATTCTGGACGCCGCTATTGCCCAAGATCCTAACAGTCGGGTAGCATGTGAAACCATCGTAAATACTGGCTTAGTTTTTATTTTTGGAGAGATCTCTACTAAAGCCGTCCTGAATTACCAAAAAATTGTTCGTGATACCGTGACTAAAATTGGTTACCGGCGTGGTAAGTTTGGCTTTGACGCTGAGAATTTATCAGTGATGGTGGCCATTGACCAACAATCTCCTGATATCGCCCAGGGGGTTGACATTTCCCTTGAAGCCCGAAAAGAAGACGATAGTTTGGCCGCTGAAGAGGCCATTGAGTCCTTAGGTGCTGGTGACCAAGGGTTGATGTTTGGTTACGCCTGTGATGAAACTGAGGAATATATGCCTCTGGCCATCACTCTAGCCCACCTCCTAACTGAACGTTTGGCCTATGCCCGCCACAGCGGCTTACTGCCTTACTTACGTCCCGATGGCAAAACCCAGGTAACAGTTGAATTGGATGAGGCAGGCAGACCCTTCCGCGTGGATACGATCGTGCTTTCTACTCAACATGCTGAAGAAATTACCCAAAAACAAATCCACCAAGATGTTAAGAAATACATTATTAAACCGGTAATTCCAGCTTCCCTATTGGATCAAAATACCAAGTACTATATTAATCCGACTGGCCGCTTTGTTATTGGCGGACCTAAGGGTGATTCCGGCTTAACCGGCCGCAAGATTATTGTGGATACCTACGGTGGCGCAGCCCGTCATGGTGGTGGGGCCTTTTCCGGAAAGGATGCCACTAAAGTGGATCGGTCAGCCTCTTATATGGCCCGCTATATTGCTAAAAATATCGTTGCTGCAGGCCTAGCTAAGGCTTGTGAAGTCCAACTCGCCTACGCCATTGGAGTCAGCGAACCGGTATCTATCGCTGTCGATACTTTTGAAACCGGGACTGTTTCTGAAGACCGCTTATTAGAAGCCATCCGTGAAATCTTCCCACTGTCCCCATCTGGTATTATCAATAGCTTAGATTTGCGCCGGCCCATCTATCAACCAACTGCTACCTACGGCCACTTTGGGCGCCCTAGTGATAAGGGCTACTTTCCTTGGGAAAAAACCGACCGCGTCCAAGCCCTATTAAAGGCCGTCCAATAG
- a CDS encoding tetratricopeptide repeat protein, which yields MDEQQQSLLNDLSKNFTGNFKDDMTYIVSKVKDHFRDLQEDEELRQRIEKVLLDAYPEEEEPILRLWTDLTDRTDDDFIQHMKELIDEGKATDAQFEMNLFINAMEADFIEYKPKPNVKYYSINDWIDLFIFTWYEPQTLELRPTKRDYSKIYTSYAEVLMAANEWQEAAEAYKQALLWNPYNAKTIFNLAGVYQLMEQYGMSFATILSGFRYAVRREDFSRGFAYLAYFYEKKDDLKTATQLYYLSLAWSDNSRAQERLAIIEEEMGSLEPALEGEALQKFKKDYRIINYPNAEMLNGLKAAASRAMALHSYETAYVYYGLYMDLVDSPEDYIVKMIRELDYRLKGDQDCE from the coding sequence ATGGACGAACAACAGCAAAGTCTGTTAAATGATTTAAGTAAAAACTTTACGGGAAACTTTAAAGACGATATGACCTATATTGTTAGCAAGGTCAAGGATCATTTCCGTGATTTACAAGAGGATGAAGAATTACGTCAGCGGATTGAGAAAGTCCTCCTAGATGCTTATCCTGAAGAAGAGGAACCAATTTTACGTTTATGGACAGATTTGACGGATCGTACTGATGATGATTTCATCCAACATATGAAAGAATTAATTGATGAAGGGAAGGCCACTGATGCCCAGTTTGAAATGAATCTCTTTATCAATGCCATGGAAGCTGACTTTATTGAGTATAAGCCTAAACCTAACGTAAAATATTATTCGATTAATGACTGGATCGACTTATTTATTTTCACTTGGTATGAACCTCAAACACTCGAATTGCGTCCAACCAAACGTGATTATTCCAAAATCTATACTTCCTACGCTGAAGTGCTGATGGCCGCCAATGAATGGCAGGAGGCCGCTGAAGCCTACAAGCAAGCCCTGCTTTGGAACCCTTATAATGCCAAAACCATTTTTAACCTGGCAGGGGTTTACCAATTGATGGAACAATATGGGATGAGCTTTGCGACGATTTTGAGCGGTTTTCGCTACGCTGTAAGACGGGAAGATTTCTCTCGGGGGTTTGCCTACCTGGCTTATTTCTATGAGAAAAAAGATGACCTAAAAACCGCGACTCAGTTATACTACTTAAGTTTGGCTTGGTCGGATAATTCCCGGGCCCAAGAACGCTTGGCGATTATCGAAGAGGAAATGGGTTCCTTGGAGCCGGCCCTTGAAGGCGAAGCCCTGCAAAAGTTTAAGAAGGATTACCGTATTATCAACTATCCGAATGCAGAAATGTTGAATGGACTCAAGGCCGCAGCCAGTCGGGCCATGGCCCTACATTCCTATGAAACCGCCTATGTTTATTACGGCCTCTATATGGACTTGGTTGACTCACCCGAAGACTATATTGTGAAGATGATCCGGGAACTGGATTACCGCTTGAAAGGTGACCAGGACTGTGAATAG
- the alr gene encoding alanine racemase produces the protein MICGEHRPTRVVVSIPNIVDNYLLFKHAFSPKAKTYAVIKADAYGHGSIPIAKALTEAGAEGFCVAVTDEALALREAGIQAPILILGITEVEDAWLHAQHDISLTISSLAWLKAAYAQRPTDQEFPPLKLHLKVDSGMGRIGLRDSQAGQEIIDYISDHQEAFELDGIFTHYATADSDQVKDQDYVAKQSQRFEDFIQALDFSHLNKKPLIHRSNTALALWYPEKTMDIVRLGIGLYGESPAGPDFALPEDMALKPAFTLESELVYVKKLQAGESISYGATYTTESDQWIGTLPIGYADGLPRSSSGFEVLIAGYKCPIVGRVCMDQCMVALPKELPLHEKVTLIGSDDQGNHISAWDLALYNHTIAYEITCGISERVPRTYVYS, from the coding sequence ATGATTTGTGGCGAACATCGCCCTACTCGGGTTGTTGTTTCAATTCCAAATATTGTTGATAACTACCTACTATTTAAACATGCCTTTAGCCCTAAAGCCAAGACATATGCAGTCATTAAAGCAGATGCCTATGGTCACGGCTCTATTCCTATTGCTAAAGCCCTCACAGAAGCCGGAGCAGAGGGCTTCTGTGTCGCTGTCACTGATGAAGCTCTGGCCCTCAGAGAAGCCGGTATCCAGGCTCCTATCCTCATTTTAGGGATCACCGAGGTTGAAGATGCCTGGCTTCATGCCCAACACGATATCAGTCTGACCATCTCGTCTTTAGCTTGGTTAAAAGCGGCTTACGCCCAACGCCCAACAGACCAAGAATTCCCCCCTTTAAAACTACATCTCAAGGTGGATTCAGGAATGGGTCGGATTGGTTTACGGGATAGTCAGGCGGGCCAGGAAATAATCGACTATATCAGTGACCACCAAGAAGCTTTTGAATTAGACGGAATTTTTACCCATTACGCCACTGCTGATAGCGATCAAGTCAAGGATCAAGACTATGTCGCTAAGCAATCCCAACGTTTTGAAGACTTTATCCAGGCTTTAGATTTTTCTCACCTTAATAAGAAGCCCCTCATTCACCGGTCCAATACGGCACTGGCCCTCTGGTACCCCGAAAAAACCATGGACATCGTCCGCCTAGGGATTGGTTTATATGGGGAAAGTCCCGCCGGCCCCGATTTTGCCCTTCCAGAGGATATGGCGCTAAAACCGGCTTTCACCCTGGAAAGTGAATTAGTCTATGTCAAAAAATTACAAGCTGGCGAATCGATTAGCTATGGAGCGACTTACACCACTGAATCGGATCAATGGATTGGAACCCTTCCGATTGGCTATGCTGATGGGCTACCAAGGTCTTCCTCTGGCTTTGAAGTCTTGATCGCTGGTTACAAGTGCCCAATTGTGGGGCGGGTATGCATGGACCAATGCATGGTCGCTCTCCCTAAAGAACTCCCCCTCCACGAAAAAGTCACCTTGATTGGTAGCGATGACCAAGGCAACCACATTTCAGCCTGGGACCTGGCCTTATATAACCATACTATTGCCTATGAAATTACTTGTGGTATTAGCGAACGGGTTCCACGCACCTATGTCTACTCATAA
- a CDS encoding glutamate-5-semialdehyde dehydrogenase gives MINSADLVQMGQDAKTTARQLSNLSRAKKDQALIQMAQALRNASENILQTNQAECQKAQEQGLKAAFVERMTLNPDRIEAMAQGLEKVAQLDDPINHVDEMWVSDEGLRIGKRRVPLGVIGIIYESRPNVSSDAAGLCFKTGNAVILRGGKETIQTNQAIVNALQKGLQAAGLPQEAIQLINNPSHDLAGQMMTMNTSIDCLIPRGSKNLIQRVVQTATIPTIETGYGNCHLYVHEDADFDMAINILINGKTQRVSVCNALETLLVDQAIAKDFLPLAGQALKDHQVKIHGDQVTADYIDGVIPATATDYDEEYLDYEIAIKVVKGYQEAVDHIAEHSSHHSEAIVTNDYAIANCFMDDVDSACVYVNASTRFTDGEVFGFGGEIGISTQKLHARGPMGLEALTSYKYTIFGQGQIRE, from the coding sequence ATGATTAATTCAGCTGATTTAGTGCAAATGGGCCAAGATGCCAAAACGACAGCCCGTCAACTCAGCAATTTATCCCGGGCTAAAAAAGACCAAGCCCTTATCCAAATGGCTCAGGCCCTAAGAAATGCCTCAGAAAATATTCTCCAAACCAACCAGGCAGAGTGCCAAAAAGCCCAAGAACAAGGACTGAAAGCTGCTTTTGTGGAACGGATGACCTTAAATCCAGACCGCATTGAAGCTATGGCCCAAGGTCTAGAAAAAGTCGCCCAATTAGACGACCCCATCAACCACGTCGATGAAATGTGGGTCAGTGATGAGGGATTAAGGATTGGTAAGCGTCGGGTGCCACTAGGCGTTATCGGTATCATTTATGAATCGCGGCCTAATGTTTCTTCTGACGCGGCTGGTCTCTGCTTTAAAACGGGGAATGCTGTCATTTTGCGTGGAGGTAAGGAGACCATTCAAACCAATCAAGCCATTGTCAATGCTCTCCAAAAAGGCCTTCAAGCTGCCGGCTTACCCCAAGAAGCTATCCAGTTAATCAACAACCCTAGCCACGATTTAGCTGGTCAAATGATGACTATGAATACTAGCATCGACTGCTTAATCCCCCGCGGTAGCAAAAACTTGATCCAAAGAGTTGTCCAAACCGCTACGATTCCAACCATTGAAACTGGCTACGGTAATTGCCACCTCTATGTCCATGAAGATGCTGATTTTGATATGGCCATAAATATACTTATCAATGGTAAAACTCAAAGAGTCTCTGTCTGCAACGCCTTAGAAACCCTCTTAGTCGACCAAGCGATTGCCAAAGATTTTCTTCCCCTAGCTGGTCAGGCACTGAAGGACCACCAGGTTAAAATCCATGGGGACCAAGTCACCGCTGACTATATCGATGGTGTTATCCCAGCCACTGCAACCGACTATGACGAGGAATACTTGGACTATGAAATTGCCATTAAGGTAGTTAAAGGTTACCAAGAGGCCGTTGACCATATTGCTGAACACTCTAGTCACCATTCCGAAGCCATTGTAACCAATGATTATGCCATCGCTAACTGCTTTATGGATGACGTGGACTCGGCCTGTGTCTACGTTAATGCCTCGACCCGCTTTACCGACGGTGAGGTCTTTGGCTTTGGTGGCGAGATCGGAATTTCCACCCAAAAACTCCACGCCCGTGGCCCCATGGGCTTAGAAGCACTCACCTCCTATAAATACACCATCTTCGGCCAAGGCCAAATCAGAGAATAA
- the dapA gene encoding 4-hydroxy-tetrahydrodipicolinate synthase gives MDAGTDALIIDGTTGEASTQTDEEQVEVIKFAVDYVNGRVPVIAGAGSNDTRHGVQLTKDCEAVGADAILSVTPYYLKTSQQGLIEHYHAIAGAVDIPVILYDVPGRTGMTIQPKTLKELAKVDNIVALKDATGNFNHSVDNLHAVGETIDFYSGNDDTIVPLMSLGAKGVISVLANIAPKAVNQMTHAALKSDFKTARKIQADYKPLIDLLFAEPNPIPIKAAVALLGFNVGPTRLPLTAPGSELVEKIKAEMHSLGII, from the coding sequence ATTGACGCTGGTACTGACGCCCTCATTATCGACGGCACAACTGGTGAAGCTTCCACTCAAACCGACGAAGAACAAGTTGAAGTCATTAAGTTTGCGGTAGATTATGTTAATGGACGCGTTCCTGTCATTGCTGGTGCGGGCTCCAATGATACCCGCCATGGCGTCCAATTAACCAAAGATTGTGAAGCAGTCGGTGCGGATGCCATTCTTTCTGTTACTCCCTACTACTTAAAAACCAGCCAACAAGGCCTCATTGAACACTACCACGCCATCGCTGGAGCAGTAGATATTCCCGTGATCCTCTATGACGTTCCAGGAAGAACGGGAATGACCATTCAACCGAAAACCCTTAAAGAATTAGCTAAGGTGGATAATATTGTGGCCTTAAAAGATGCTACCGGTAACTTTAACCATTCTGTCGATAACTTACATGCTGTCGGCGAAACCATCGATTTCTATTCTGGCAATGATGATACTATCGTGCCATTAATGAGTTTAGGCGCAAAAGGGGTTATTTCGGTTTTAGCTAATATTGCGCCAAAAGCAGTCAACCAAATGACCCATGCGGCACTAAAGAGTGACTTCAAAACCGCAAGAAAGATTCAAGCCGACTACAAACCACTGATTGACTTGCTCTTTGCTGAGCCTAACCCTATTCCAATCAAGGCAGCGGTAGCCTTACTTGGTTTTAATGTGGGACCTACCCGCCTACCTTTAACGGCTCCGGGTAGTGAATTAGTCGAAAAAATTAAAGCTGAAATGCATTCCCTAGGCATCATTTAA
- a CDS encoding AraC family transcriptional regulator gives MSLLSVPYRIKVTALKKDNLLTYNRSLYHRQEMLFSQKALELQTPNQSLTLQSQQVVSLPANIRVNFKTDKIDKDQEHLGFLLAIGDPYLEAVSDSFIATPEINQLFAKMQILSVDRHDWKYLNQVLTEMNQTQSYAKTQLQQKRLFALTCQLLVDCCHLFEQKHLHPHIRDQRYELATAIAQFIDSHLAEDLPLSLISKRFAYSSSTLNRLFEEFYHSTLHQYIINKRLERAQDLISQGESIQNTWQKVGFNDYSSFYRAFKKHYHYPPHDLRKH, from the coding sequence ATGTCACTCTTATCAGTTCCCTACCGGATCAAAGTCACTGCTTTAAAAAAAGACAATTTGCTGACCTATAATCGTTCCCTTTATCACCGTCAGGAGATGCTCTTTAGCCAAAAAGCTTTAGAACTCCAAACACCCAACCAAAGCTTAACTCTCCAAAGCCAGCAGGTCGTTTCCCTCCCTGCTAATATCCGGGTCAACTTTAAGACTGATAAGATCGATAAGGACCAGGAACATCTGGGCTTTCTTCTGGCTATTGGTGACCCCTACTTAGAAGCGGTCAGTGATAGCTTTATCGCTACTCCTGAAATTAATCAACTCTTTGCTAAGATGCAGATTTTAAGTGTTGACCGTCATGATTGGAAATACCTCAACCAGGTACTTACTGAAATGAACCAAACCCAATCCTATGCCAAGACACAGCTCCAACAAAAGCGACTTTTCGCCTTAACCTGTCAATTACTGGTGGACTGCTGTCATTTATTTGAGCAAAAACACCTCCACCCCCATATTCGTGACCAACGTTATGAATTAGCCACCGCCATTGCGCAATTTATTGACAGTCACCTGGCTGAAGACTTGCCCTTATCGCTCATTTCCAAGCGCTTTGCTTATAGTAGCTCCACCCTCAATCGTTTATTTGAAGAGTTTTACCATTCCACCCTCCACCAATATATCATCAACAAGCGATTAGAACGGGCCCAGGACTTAATTAGCCAGGGTGAATCGATCCAAAACACTTGGCAAAAGGTGGGTTTTAATGACTATTCTTCCTTCTACCGCGCATTCAAAAAACACTACCACTACCCACCCCACGATCTTCGTAAACATTAA
- a CDS encoding low molecular weight protein-tyrosine-phosphatase translates to MIRICFVCLGNICRSPMAEALMRELVKKNHWERVVQVESAAISDWEIGNGVHPGSRQILEREGISWEDLISSPLTEDIIQEADLLIGMDDQNIADIKRLGADPKKVFRLMDFTDQGGIIDDPWYTGEFELTFEKVSQGIQGLCDYLKENYPQQLN, encoded by the coding sequence ATGATTAGAATTTGTTTTGTTTGTTTGGGTAATATTTGTCGCTCACCCATGGCAGAGGCCTTGATGCGTGAATTAGTCAAAAAGAACCACTGGGAGAGAGTGGTTCAGGTTGAATCAGCAGCTATTTCTGACTGGGAAATAGGTAATGGTGTCCATCCAGGCAGCCGTCAAATCTTGGAGCGGGAAGGGATTTCGTGGGAGGACTTGATTTCCTCCCCCTTAACTGAAGATATCATTCAAGAGGCAGATTTATTAATCGGGATGGATGACCAAAATATTGCCGATATCAAGCGGCTAGGCGCTGACCCCAAAAAGGTTTTTCGCCTCATGGATTTTACCGACCAAGGCGGCATTATTGATGACCCCTGGTATACCGGTGAATTTGAATTAACTTTCGAGAAGGTCAGCCAAGGTATCCAAGGGCTCTGTGACTATCTCAAAGAAAATTACCCCCAGCAATTAAATTAA
- a CDS encoding CpsD/CapB family tyrosine-protein kinase has translation MFNFKQRKIDKKNKEQRRGVSLITAADPNHVISEQFRTIRTNIQFAIDAYHLKTLMFTSSGPWEGKSTIAANVATTMAHLDGVRVLMIDCDLRKPTVHKTFDIHSRKGLTTYLTDRDVDYMDVAQYVAEVNTYVIPAGPIPPNPAELLSSQRMSDLLEDVTAVFDLVIIDAPPLLPVTDAQIIASRTDASVFVLREGVASYQDIQKSKRLLESVDANVIGAIYNGADGQGMNAYYGYGYRDEDIDSEDLQS, from the coding sequence ATGTTTAATTTCAAACAACGAAAAATTGACAAGAAAAATAAGGAGCAACGGCGTGGCGTGAGTTTAATCACGGCTGCCGATCCTAATCATGTGATTTCAGAACAGTTTCGCACGATTCGTACCAATATCCAATTTGCTATTGATGCTTATCATTTGAAGACGCTAATGTTTACCTCATCAGGCCCTTGGGAAGGAAAATCCACCATTGCAGCCAATGTGGCGACGACCATGGCGCATTTGGATGGGGTACGCGTTTTGATGATTGATTGCGATTTACGTAAGCCTACAGTGCATAAAACCTTCGATATCCATAGCCGCAAGGGTTTGACAACTTATCTTACTGACCGCGATGTCGATTACATGGATGTCGCCCAATATGTGGCTGAAGTGAACACTTATGTGATACCAGCTGGTCCTATCCCGCCTAACCCGGCCGAGCTCTTGAGTTCTCAACGGATGAGTGACTTATTGGAGGATGTGACGGCTGTCTTTGACTTGGTTATCATTGATGCGCCCCCACTCTTACCAGTGACTGATGCCCAAATTATTGCCAGCCGAACAGATGCCAGTGTCTTCGTCTTGCGAGAGGGTGTGGCTAGTTACCAGGATATTCAAAAATCCAAGCGCCTCTTGGAAAGCGTTGATGCTAATGTGATTGGGGCCATCTATAATGGAGCAGATGGCCAAGGGATGAATGCCTATTATGGCTATGGCTACCGTGATGAAGATATTGATAGTGAGGATTTACAGTCCTAG
- a CDS encoding D-alanyl-D-alanine carboxypeptidase family protein, protein MKDWLKNHPKAYILGLVLLYAIILLGVDIYYPSFKAANEAQQEGKVSPDDELAQLNQKLTEKEIGVADLKDQRMQGVTLADVLAHHPQYSLTELIQAIPTEDQPGDWRLKVVNPLFPLTEPVDIQTATASNGQLYDERIEDPLNHLMEAAQKAGYPLTIVSAYRDVNSQEKNRQSMIQMYQAGGASLEEAKAKTDAYVAPTHASEHSTGLALDLLGTDWVQAKRGLETDYAKEASAQWLRDHAQDYGFILRYLEGKEAVTGYDFEPWHYRYVGVPTAQYIKRYQLTLEEYLVLLAARQGQKLTYQVDPSLPTD, encoded by the coding sequence ATGAAAGATTGGTTAAAAAATCACCCTAAAGCCTATATTTTGGGACTTGTTTTACTTTATGCAATCATCCTACTTGGAGTAGATATTTATTATCCCAGTTTTAAAGCTGCCAACGAAGCCCAGCAGGAGGGAAAAGTTAGCCCAGACGATGAATTGGCCCAATTGAATCAAAAATTAACTGAGAAAGAGATAGGGGTGGCTGATTTAAAGGACCAACGTATGCAGGGCGTGACCCTAGCAGATGTCCTAGCTCACCATCCTCAATACTCACTCACAGAGCTTATCCAAGCTATTCCGACCGAAGACCAGCCAGGTGATTGGCGGCTAAAAGTGGTTAATCCGCTTTTTCCCTTGACTGAACCAGTGGATATTCAAACCGCCACTGCCTCCAATGGTCAGCTTTATGATGAGCGTATCGAAGACCCTCTTAATCATTTAATGGAAGCCGCTCAAAAAGCCGGCTATCCCTTGACTATCGTTTCCGCTTATCGGGATGTCAATAGCCAGGAAAAGAACCGGCAAAGCATGATTCAGATGTATCAGGCAGGGGGCGCAAGTTTAGAGGAAGCTAAGGCTAAAACTGATGCCTACGTGGCCCCAACCCATGCCTCAGAACACAGCACTGGTTTAGCCCTAGACCTCTTGGGGACCGATTGGGTTCAAGCTAAGCGGGGGCTGGAAACGGACTATGCTAAAGAGGCTTCAGCCCAATGGCTTAGGGACCATGCGCAAGACTATGGCTTTATTCTCCGCTACTTAGAAGGCAAGGAAGCTGTCACGGGTTATGATTTTGAGCCATGGCATTACCGCTACGTAGGGGTTCCCACTGCCCAATACATTAAGCGTTACCAGCTCACTTTAGAAGAATATTTAGTCCTATTAGCCGCCCGCCAGGGGCAAAAACTCACTTACCAAGTGGATCCATCCTTGCCTACTGATTAA
- a CDS encoding HAD family hydrolase, translating to MPQLAPKNWEPQLYQRLDQLIKNHQQPRDTPRAQKNYVVFDFDHTSIFNDIEDHSMVYTACHLAYQLSPTEMKNCLSQNKAALDQAISGQEPQISFQALIDDIIADYQKLYPQRDDYQKSQKPLEDRLEADPLFFNFFCKIRTFYLAYNQRFPKQAGASCPSFLYQNFTEADFVNLGKKALAYGLRAPIKDFTWTYSLSGDPRQCLSTHFSQGLRIPNELINLYQSLHTAGIATYIVSASPQSLVETAVKYFYPIDPPEIIGMSYKQDEAGIYQAQLESHAPITKAAGKVQAIQELIQPRHQAREPLAVFGDSMGDYQMFQAFSPSTTRVLFNRLLNDKTQDFVSQAQKEYTKPNQVYFIQGRDNNTGALRPSQETIPFGQDQAYLSQALNQ from the coding sequence ATGCCTCAACTTGCCCCCAAAAATTGGGAGCCCCAGCTCTACCAAAGACTTGACCAGTTGATTAAAAATCATCAGCAGCCAAGGGATACTCCCCGAGCTCAAAAAAACTATGTCGTTTTTGACTTTGACCATACCAGCATCTTTAACGATATTGAAGACCATAGCATGGTCTACACTGCATGCCACTTAGCCTATCAACTAAGCCCTACTGAAATGAAAAACTGCTTAAGCCAAAATAAAGCGGCTCTCGACCAAGCTATAAGTGGCCAAGAACCGCAAATCAGCTTTCAAGCGCTTATCGATGATATTATCGCTGACTACCAAAAGCTCTATCCCCAACGAGACGACTATCAGAAAAGCCAAAAACCTCTAGAAGACCGGCTTGAGGCTGACCCCTTATTTTTCAACTTTTTCTGTAAAATACGGACCTTTTACTTGGCTTATAACCAGCGCTTCCCTAAGCAAGCAGGCGCTTCCTGTCCAAGTTTTCTTTATCAAAACTTCACTGAAGCCGACTTTGTCAACCTCGGTAAAAAAGCCCTGGCTTATGGCTTAAGGGCTCCAATTAAAGACTTCACTTGGACCTACTCCTTGTCCGGAGACCCAAGGCAGTGTCTCAGCACTCACTTTAGCCAGGGACTACGTATTCCCAATGAATTGATTAATCTCTACCAGAGCTTGCATACGGCTGGGATCGCCACTTATATTGTGAGCGCTAGTCCCCAAAGTCTGGTGGAAACGGCCGTCAAATATTTCTATCCGATTGACCCACCCGAGATTATCGGCATGTCCTATAAACAGGATGAAGCCGGCATCTACCAAGCCCAATTAGAAAGTCATGCTCCGATTACTAAGGCAGCAGGTAAGGTCCAGGCCATTCAAGAGCTCATCCAGCCCAGACACCAAGCTAGAGAACCTTTGGCGGTCTTTGGCGATAGTATGGGGGACTATCAGATGTTTCAAGCCTTCTCTCCCTCCACCACCCGGGTACTATTCAACCGTTTATTAAATGATAAGACCCAAGATTTTGTCAGCCAGGCCCAAAAAGAATACACCAAGCCTAACCAGGTGTATTTTATCCAGGGCCGGGACAATAATACGGGAGCTTTGCGCCCTTCCCAAGAAACCATCCCCTTTGGTCAAGACCAGGCCTATCTCAGCCAAGCTCTTAATCAGTAG